A single region of the Triticum dicoccoides isolate Atlit2015 ecotype Zavitan chromosome 2B, WEW_v2.0, whole genome shotgun sequence genome encodes:
- the LOC119362952 gene encoding uncharacterized protein LOC119362952: MDSSAGGGGGEPARSLEIAAKLLAARDLVGCKRFAEHAVDADPLLPGADELLAVADVHLAAQRLLPSGRPDPLAILQLQPNPDSADVKRAFRRLANLLAPRRNPHPGADTALRAVEEAFAHLSESTSTGTAPAPAAPGGASAAEDTFWTVCPHCCHVHQYERLLVGRSLMCASAGCRRAFVATELPAAPPIVPGTDYYYCAWGFIPMGFPKPADLSTDWKPFFPMPRDSSAPQPASQPAPTDNFGKQNVGNNVGVGHTNANAPPSNAHPGNKSAGGGTVATGPPRGKIKKTAARKKVGGGLKKHASGGVESGIEPSLLGPDWSENAESGHTENSRGININEVAKATDDSMMLHFGADGDIGFDLDVDASDDIMENLPDLPFLREDDNSRRMF; the protein is encoded by the coding sequence ATGGATTCCTccgccggtggcggcggcggggagccGGCGCGGTCGCTGGAGATCGCCGCCAAGCTCCTCGCCGCGCGCGACCTGGTCGGCTGCAAGCGCTTTGCGGAGCACGCGGTGGACGCCGACCCCCTCCTCCCCGGCGCCGACGAGCTCCTCGCCGTCGCCGACGTCCACCTCGCCGCCCAGCGCCTCCTCCCCTCCGGCCGCCCTGATCCCCTCGCCATCCTCCAGCTCCAGCCCAACCCCGACAGCGCCGACGTCAAGCGGGCCTTCCGCCGCCTCGCCAACCTCCTCGCCCCTCGCCGCAATCCCCACCCCGGCGCCGACACCGCCCTCCGCGCCGTTGAAGAAGCCTTCGCCCACCTCTCCGAGAGCACCTCCACCGGCACCGCTCCCGCCCCTGCTGCTCCCGGCGGCGCCTCCGCCGCAGAAGATACGTTCTGGACGGTCTGCCCCCACTGCTGCCATGTGCACCAGTACGAGCGCCTGCTGGTGGGGCGCTCGCTCATGTGCGCGAGTGCCGGGTGCCGGCGAGCGTTCGTGGCCACCGAGCTCCCGGCGGCTCCGCCTATTGTGCCCGGCACCGACTATTACTACTGCGCCTGGGGTTTCATCCCAATGGGGTTTCCTAAGCCCGCTGATCTGAGCACTGACTGGAAGCCGTTTTTCCCGATGCCACGGGATTCATCTGCTCCACAGCCAGCATCTCAGCCAGCACCTACGGATAATTTTGGTAAGCAGAATGTTGGGAATAATGTTGGAGTTGGACATACTAATGCCAATGCACCGCCATCAAATGCACATCCTGGGAATAAGAGTGCTGGTGGTGGCACTGTGGCAACAGGGCCGCCTAGAGGTAAAATCAAGAAGACAGCAGCCCGCAAGAAGGTTGGGGGAGGCCTCAAAAAGCATGCTTCTGGCGGTGTGGAGAGCGGCATTGAGCCATCGTTGCTTGGGCCTGACTGGAGTGAAAATGCAGAGAGTGGACACACtgagaattcaagaggaattaacATAAATGAGGTGGCAAAGGCAACTGATGACAGCATGATGTTGCATTTTGGTGCGGATGGGGACATTGGGTTTGATTTGGATGTTGATGCATCAGATGATATAATGGAGAATTTGCCTGACCTGCCGTTCCTGAGGGAAGATGACAATTCCAGGAGGATGTTTTAG